A window of Pirellula sp. SH-Sr6A contains these coding sequences:
- a CDS encoding peptidase MA family metallohydrolase: MVHGITTWMVAVGCLFAWIPTAPAQSVSDQEAVKETLRVGDYDRSIAIAKEQVEKRVWNEKWPATLIETYMTLGRYADAVPVLEDSLTRFGDSLRIRLLAIQVYRMNNESSKAKEQFELIDTMVQRSPWRYTGSSELVPLGEYFLLRGEDPKTVLKACFDQAIKADPAMIDAHLATARMALSKNDAKVASQSLAKALKLDEKSPEVQYLLAKTWSSTEPERATNHLKESLAINPRYIPSLLMVAEEKMNEEAYETALEVLDEVEKVNPRLPAMWALRAAIAHLQGRYPDEGSHRTKAFEPWALNPEVDHTIGKHLAMHYRFSESVDYQRRSLTMDARYVPAQTQLAQDLLRLGKTDDGWTWVDKVRTEDPYDVTIFNLKQLQKELDRFATLEAPGFVIRMDAREAKIYGQDVVTILSEARKVLTEKYAVELEEPVYVEIFPRQKDFAIRTFGLPGGQGFLGVCFGRLITANSPAALQVDSNWKSVLWHEYCHVVTLQKTKNKMPRWLSEGISVYEERLRDKTWGQSMDPNYREMILGEDLVPLSKLSSAFLNAKSPMHVQFAYFESSLAVQFLIETYGMPAMLQLLDNLAIGMPADDALRRAPGSLEALDQEFEAFIKKEAMALAPHADWSKPTGDDRAEVEAWYQENPKAYYSIERAARGAIQNENWEEALQRAKELEALWPEDPRSDGCHAMLSRIYREMGALDDERTHLIRWLERSSDALDALLRVSEIDWKGGRALETLEWCERMQAVQPLRFDVQERRALSAEKGERWDLAEAAWKACMELDPFDIAWIEYRIAVALKKQGKMEEARRHLLLALEESPRFTEALRMLVSMQTKPEPEKKEVEGR; the protein is encoded by the coding sequence ATGGTACATGGGATCACCACTTGGATGGTCGCGGTCGGCTGCTTGTTCGCATGGATACCCACCGCACCGGCCCAATCCGTGTCGGACCAAGAGGCAGTGAAGGAAACCCTTCGAGTTGGGGACTACGATCGGTCGATCGCAATCGCCAAGGAGCAAGTCGAGAAGCGAGTCTGGAACGAAAAGTGGCCCGCGACCTTGATCGAAACCTACATGACCCTCGGCCGCTATGCCGATGCAGTTCCCGTCCTCGAGGACTCGCTGACTCGATTCGGCGACAGCCTCCGCATTCGCCTGCTCGCCATCCAAGTCTACCGGATGAACAATGAGAGTTCGAAGGCCAAAGAGCAATTTGAACTCATCGACACGATGGTCCAGCGCAGCCCTTGGCGCTACACGGGCTCGTCCGAGCTGGTTCCCCTCGGAGAATACTTTCTCCTGCGAGGAGAAGATCCCAAAACAGTTCTCAAGGCATGCTTTGATCAAGCCATCAAAGCGGATCCAGCCATGATCGACGCACACCTCGCCACCGCCCGCATGGCATTGAGTAAGAACGATGCGAAGGTGGCTTCGCAGTCGCTCGCCAAAGCGCTCAAACTCGACGAAAAATCTCCGGAAGTCCAGTATTTGCTCGCCAAAACATGGTCTTCGACAGAGCCGGAGCGAGCGACCAACCATTTGAAGGAATCTCTCGCGATCAATCCTCGCTACATTCCATCCCTCTTGATGGTCGCAGAAGAGAAGATGAACGAAGAGGCGTATGAAACGGCTCTCGAGGTGCTGGACGAAGTCGAAAAGGTTAACCCACGCCTCCCTGCGATGTGGGCCCTGCGCGCCGCGATCGCACACTTGCAGGGCCGGTACCCGGACGAGGGTAGCCATCGCACCAAAGCGTTCGAACCATGGGCTTTGAACCCGGAGGTCGATCACACCATCGGAAAACACTTGGCCATGCACTACCGGTTCTCCGAATCCGTGGATTACCAGCGCCGATCCCTTACGATGGACGCGCGCTACGTTCCCGCTCAAACACAACTCGCCCAGGACTTGTTGCGGCTCGGCAAAACGGACGACGGTTGGACTTGGGTGGATAAGGTCCGAACCGAAGACCCCTACGACGTCACCATCTTCAATCTAAAGCAGCTTCAGAAAGAGCTGGACCGTTTCGCGACGCTTGAGGCACCGGGATTCGTGATCCGCATGGACGCTCGGGAGGCGAAGATCTATGGCCAAGATGTCGTGACCATCTTGTCGGAAGCCAGAAAGGTCCTCACGGAGAAATACGCCGTCGAGCTGGAGGAACCTGTTTACGTGGAGATCTTTCCAAGGCAAAAAGATTTTGCGATTCGGACATTCGGTCTTCCTGGAGGTCAAGGTTTCTTAGGAGTTTGTTTCGGGCGGCTTATCACAGCCAATTCACCTGCGGCCCTTCAAGTCGATTCGAATTGGAAATCAGTCCTATGGCACGAATACTGCCACGTCGTCACGCTGCAGAAGACGAAGAACAAGATGCCGCGATGGCTCTCCGAAGGAATCTCTGTCTATGAAGAGAGACTGCGCGATAAGACTTGGGGCCAAAGCATGGATCCCAACTATCGAGAGATGATCCTGGGCGAAGATTTGGTCCCTCTGAGCAAACTGAGCAGCGCGTTCTTGAATGCAAAGTCTCCGATGCATGTCCAGTTTGCTTACTTCGAATCCTCGCTGGCTGTGCAGTTCTTGATCGAGACCTACGGCATGCCTGCGATGCTTCAGTTGCTGGATAATCTTGCTATCGGTATGCCCGCCGATGACGCTCTCCGACGAGCTCCGGGCAGCCTCGAAGCGCTCGATCAAGAGTTTGAGGCGTTTATTAAAAAGGAAGCAATGGCACTCGCTCCCCATGCTGACTGGAGCAAGCCGACCGGTGACGACAGGGCCGAGGTCGAGGCTTGGTACCAAGAGAATCCGAAGGCGTATTACAGCATCGAGCGAGCCGCTCGCGGCGCAATCCAGAATGAGAATTGGGAAGAAGCGTTGCAGCGAGCCAAAGAGTTGGAGGCATTATGGCCTGAAGATCCTAGGTCCGATGGATGCCATGCGATGCTGAGCCGAATCTACCGAGAGATGGGTGCGTTGGATGACGAACGCACCCATTTGATCCGATGGTTAGAGCGATCTTCGGATGCCCTGGACGCGTTGCTGCGGGTAAGTGAAATCGACTGGAAAGGTGGACGGGCCCTCGAGACATTGGAATGGTGCGAACGGATGCAAGCCGTTCAGCCACTGCGATTCGATGTCCAAGAACGACGCGCCCTATCCGCTGAAAAAGGCGAACGGTGGGACCTCGCCGAAGCAGCATGGAAAGCCTGTATGGAACTGGATCCGTTCGATATCGCTTGGATCGAATATCGAATTGCGGTCGCGCTGAAGAAGCAAGGCAAAATGGAAGAGGCCAGACGGCATTTGCTGTTGGCATTGGAGGAATCACCTCGGTTCACCGAAGCGCTGCGCATGCTCGTCTCGATGCAAACGAAACCAGAACCTGAGAAGAAGGAGGTGGAGGGAAGATGA
- a CDS encoding DUF4159 domain-containing protein — MSSTQSFRWMGLGLVVLIGTAGVLWAAGPQWGRRPRDWRDVGRQGVPTWEVERKFAKDVFTFVRIQYESGGYRRRGGGWATDFRDSELNFSLRLQQMTTIKVNPEPIVLQLTDPALFDYPFIYIIEPGALTFYSEEVIALRKYLLNGGFLMVDDFWGDEEYDNFYQEIKRVFPDREPFDVPLEHEIFHCVYDLKEKPQLPSINAAWAGRDSGVIWEPRSGSDTSHANYRAITDDNGRIMVFICHNTDLGDGWEREGEDPWYFEEFSVKKAYPLGINIVTYAMTH, encoded by the coding sequence ATGAGCTCAACGCAATCGTTTCGATGGATGGGGTTGGGTCTCGTTGTCCTCATCGGGACTGCGGGCGTCCTGTGGGCCGCAGGTCCTCAGTGGGGGCGCCGCCCGCGTGATTGGCGAGACGTCGGTAGGCAAGGTGTTCCTACTTGGGAGGTAGAACGTAAGTTTGCAAAAGATGTATTCACCTTTGTACGTATCCAATACGAATCAGGCGGGTATCGACGCCGAGGCGGCGGTTGGGCCACGGACTTTCGCGATAGTGAATTGAACTTCTCCCTGCGCCTGCAGCAGATGACAACGATCAAGGTGAATCCAGAGCCGATCGTATTGCAACTCACAGATCCCGCATTGTTCGACTACCCGTTCATTTACATCATTGAACCTGGCGCTCTGACGTTTTATTCTGAAGAAGTAATCGCTCTGAGAAAGTATCTTCTCAATGGCGGCTTTCTCATGGTCGATGACTTTTGGGGCGATGAGGAATACGACAATTTCTATCAGGAAATCAAGCGAGTCTTCCCGGATCGCGAACCGTTCGACGTTCCGCTGGAACACGAGATCTTTCACTGTGTTTATGACTTGAAGGAGAAGCCGCAGCTTCCTTCGATCAATGCCGCTTGGGCAGGACGAGACTCGGGAGTTATTTGGGAGCCGCGGTCTGGATCCGACACGAGCCATGCCAACTACCGAGCCATCACCGACGACAACGGACGGATCATGGTCTTCATTTGCCACAACACCGATCTCGGAGACGGTTGGGAACGCGAGGGGGAGGACCCTTGGTATTTCGAAGAGTTCTCCGTCAAAAAGGCTTACCCGTTAGGCATCAATATCGTCACCTATGCTATGACCCACTAA
- a CDS encoding AAA family ATPase has protein sequence MRNITIAPEEEEAVVSQIREGRDRIYSELSKTIVGQIDVIEQLLVCLFSGSHCLITGAPGLAKTLLVRSVAQVFHLDFRRIQFTPDLMPADITGTEILEEVDGRRTLQFVPGPVFANVILADEINRTPPKTQAALLEAMQEHQVTAAGKRYGLPEPFFVLATQNPIEMEGTYPLPEAQLDRFMFNVLIDYLPFEDELQVVLDTTSRRSEPIEPLFSGEDILKFHEMVRRMPIAKEVAGYAVKLVDATRPGRSGAPDFVNQWISWGAGLRAAQMLVLGAKARALLAGRSHVSQDDIRALIHPVLRHRILLSYKAEAEGVSIEDCIARVVREVV, from the coding sequence TTGAGAAACATCACCATTGCACCCGAGGAAGAAGAAGCCGTCGTCTCCCAGATTCGCGAGGGGCGCGATCGCATCTACAGCGAACTTTCGAAGACCATCGTGGGGCAAATAGATGTTATTGAACAATTGCTGGTTTGCCTTTTTTCCGGCTCGCATTGTTTGATTACCGGAGCGCCAGGTTTAGCCAAAACACTGCTGGTGCGAAGCGTCGCGCAAGTCTTTCACTTGGACTTTCGACGCATTCAGTTCACACCGGACTTGATGCCTGCCGACATCACCGGGACGGAGATCCTGGAGGAAGTGGACGGACGCAGAACGTTGCAATTCGTCCCCGGTCCGGTCTTCGCCAATGTGATTCTGGCAGACGAAATCAACCGAACACCACCCAAGACGCAGGCGGCATTGCTCGAAGCGATGCAAGAACACCAAGTCACGGCTGCAGGAAAGCGCTACGGTTTGCCAGAACCCTTCTTTGTCCTGGCAACGCAGAACCCGATTGAAATGGAAGGAACCTACCCTCTCCCGGAGGCACAGCTCGATCGTTTCATGTTCAATGTCTTGATCGACTACCTCCCCTTTGAAGACGAATTGCAGGTCGTGCTCGACACGACAAGCCGCCGGAGCGAGCCGATCGAACCCCTCTTCAGCGGCGAAGATATTCTCAAATTCCATGAGATGGTCCGACGCATGCCGATCGCCAAAGAAGTCGCCGGTTATGCAGTGAAGCTCGTCGACGCGACTCGGCCCGGCCGGAGCGGGGCGCCCGATTTCGTCAATCAGTGGATCAGCTGGGGCGCCGGGCTTCGCGCCGCCCAAATGCTGGTCCTCGGTGCGAAAGCCCGAGCCCTCTTAGCCGGACGTTCGCATGTGTCCCAAGACGATATCCGCGCATTGATCCACCCCGTGCTCCGCCACCGCATTCTGCTCAGCTACAAAGCCGAAGCAGAAGGTGTTTCTATCGAAGACTGCATCGCACGAGTGGTTCGCGAAGTCGTCTAG